One Camarhynchus parvulus chromosome 26, STF_HiC, whole genome shotgun sequence genomic window carries:
- the INKA2 gene encoding LOW QUALITY PROTEIN: PAK4-inhibitor INKA2 (The sequence of the model RefSeq protein was modified relative to this genomic sequence to represent the inferred CDS: deleted 1 base in 1 codon) produces MEQHLRRLRQELLSMKEVGDGLHEQMNCMMGALQELKLLQVQTALEHLELSEQRRCCRSSTGAGQEPRPGDTQGHCPPPLACPVPQPASLCQPAASPESHQPRESPCSSQSLCREGVCPPKGPCWVPRALEPSQGTAGAWPPCQECPGCDDGHDWTSSLMSQSRNRQPLVLGDNIFADLVGNWLDLPELDKKGEKGEASLSVSRSQELCRKFSLTANIFKKFLRSVRPDRDRLLKEKPCWLPPEDKQPQISKRSKKINKLKGTFYLPLHGNLQNHHSKAERCPRAESRGEHPKTGTRKVPDPRDYSQAGFDINTAVWV; encoded by the exons CTGTCCATGAAGGAGGTGGGTGACGGGCTGCACGAGCAGATGAACTGCATGATGGGcgccctgcaggagctgaagctgctgcaggtgcagacggccctggagcacctggagctcTCGGAGCAGCGCCGCTGCTGCCGGAGCAGCACGGGGGCCGGGCAGGAGCCACGGCcgggggacacccagggacactgcCCCCCGCCCCTGGCGTGTCCCGTGCCACAGCcagccagcctgtgccagcctgctGCGTCCCCAGAGAGCCACCAGCCTCGAGAGAGCCCCTGCTCCTCgcagagcctctgcagggaGGGTGTGTGCCCCCCTAAAGGACCGTGCTGGGTGCCCCGGGCActggagcccagccagggcacagctggggcatgGCCACCGTGCCAGGAGTGCCCGGGCTGTGACGATGGCCACGACTGGACCTCGTCCCTGATGTCGCAGAGCAGGAACCGGCAGCCGCTGGTGCTGGGGGACAACATCTTCGCAGACCTGGTGGGCAACTGGCTGGACCTGCCCGAA CTGGACAAGAAGGGCGAGAAGGGCGAGGCCTCCCTGTCCGTGAGCAggtcccaggagctctgcagaaagTTCTCCCTCACAGCCAACATCTTCAAGAAGTTCCTGCGGAGCGTGCGGCCGGACCGCGACAGGCTGCTCAAGGAGAAGCCTTGCTGGCTCCCTCCTGAGGACAAACAGCCCCAGATCTCCAAGAGGTCCAAAAAGATCAACAAACTCAAGGGGACGTTTTACCTGCCCCTTCACGGGAACCTGCAGAACCatcacagcaaagcagagaggtGCCCAAGGGCAGAGAGCCGTGGTGAGCACCCCAAAACGGGCACCAGGAAAGTGCCCGACCCCAGAGACTACAGCCAGGCAGGGTTTGACATCAACACGGCTGTCTGGGTGTga